Proteins encoded by one window of Cloeon dipterum chromosome 4, ieCloDipt1.1, whole genome shotgun sequence:
- the LOC135942958 gene encoding uncharacterized protein LOC135942958, with the protein MPPLRLRTASTMTPLLLLTLAATLVQVSGEQCHYEGKTYEAGSNVPTGEKCLSCVCGARGGAPVCRLQVCPQLPVPPPKGCVLVHRRDECCQKLVCESHGAEAVPQIERRDGSVDLGALELPAENKGCVENGTRYAEGSAMGSSTLCEYCYCVRGKQQCVKPQCEMPLKECTAKYIPLTCCPVSYDCSPNHALGVSTTATPPKTSGCVVDGNHHKEGSKVRSTAKSCEHCYCLRGVVRCVTLECARPLLGCEPVFEDGKCCPVQYNCSKIMTEPMIQERSTGDPSSIFLQLSDGVRSLNSLNAVDLRKHREITENETADSTTMKTAPFEILRRIESESAELLLREAEILTTRKPTTSTKTPEVPKSTTSTTIPPTTTVKEQVSMESRMDIDVTTEGYETTTNEPLEMTTVQEPYEIEILVRRPGPESTTSSTATTTTTTPAPATPTTTESAKTSILTTAKPVLSDRVDVLDELDETTMELLEMMHKEAASSTTTTVKSTLPPIIEALINAQNSEDVTVENEYGEALPPSLPNITMIPFLPEDALVEKKEDPTEFSANESSTQFGGSGKPVVGAIPLKRFSPPLSFVGGFLPRQPLLTGENPTAAVRTSPNPNEILTSMPPQLISITTSMPDIDLDSHTAEAIVSTTKDVPLASHIRVALNTGPMPCTSPDGRQVKHGDLLAPPGPCEVCKCDHGTVLCHEELECMKLIRGNDVDMQKRVDTTESSNLPVESKIAKDELSFDSVFKFLFDPPASASSSFGGGGGGGSHKPPAAAPVSRPSPPRVSRPKPAPVGAAANAIGTGFRVAGCNIYGRMYRVDRIISELSDQCRECKCTELGVECQPLYC; encoded by the exons ATGCCACCTCTCCGCCTCCGCACCGCCTCCACGATGACGCCCCTGTTGCTACTCACCCTCGCCGCCACCCTCGTCCAAG TGTCTGGTGAACAGTGCCACTACGAAGGGAAAACCTACGAAGCGGGCAGCAACGTGCCCACTGGAGAGAAGTGCCTCTCCTGCGTCTGCGGGGCCCGAGGTGGGGCCCCCGTGTGCCGCCTCCAAGTGTGCCCCCAACTGCCGGTGCCGCCTCCGAAGGGATGCGTGCTGGTGCATCGGCGAGACGAGTGCTGCCAGAAACTAGTTTGCG AGTCGCATGGCGCAGAGGCCGTCCCGCAGATCGAAAGGCGAGACGGATCCGTGGATTTGGGGGCTTTGGAGCTGCCAGCCGAAAACAAAG GCTGCGTCGAAAATGGGACCCGATACGCCGAGGGATCGGCAATGGGCTCCTCGACTCTGTGCGAATATTGCTACTGCGTGCGTGGAAAGCAGCAGTGTGTCAAGCCGCAGTGCGAGATGCCCCTCAAAGAATGCACTGCCAAATACATCCCGCTCACCTGCTGCCCCGTCAGTTACGACTGCT CCCCAAACCACGCACTCGGTGTTTCAACGACCGCCACTCCGCCAAAGACGAGCGGCTGCGTCGTGGATGGCAATCACCACAAAGAAGGCAGCAAGGTGCGGTCGACGGCCAAGAGTTGCGAGCACTGCTACTGCCTCCGCGGAGTGGTTCGTTGCGTCACGTTGGAGTGCGCGCGGCCCCTTTTAGGGTGCGAGCCCGTCTTTGAAGACGGAAAGTGCTGCCCCGTGCAGTACAATTGCA GCAAAATAATGACCGAGCCCATGATACAAGAAAGGAGCACGGGGGACCCGTCGTCGATATTCCTCCAA CTCTCTGATGGAGTTAGAAGCCTGAACTCGCTGAATGCGGTCGACCTGAGGAAGCACAGAGAAATAACAGAAAACGAAACCGCAGACTCTACAACCATGAAAACGGCACCGTTTGAAATTCTGAGACGCATCGAGAGCGAGAGTGCCGAGCTCCTGCTGAGGGAAGCAGAAATATTGACGACACGGAAACCTACGACCAGTACAAAAACTCCAGAAGTGCCAAAATCCACAACGTCCACAACAATTCCGCCGACCACTACGGTCAAAGAGCAGGTTTCGATGGAGTCTCGAATGGACATTGACGTGACCACGGAGGGTTACGAAACGACCACTAATGAACCCCTGGAAATGACCACCGTTCAGGAGCCTTACGAAATCGAAATTTTGGTGAGACGACCTGGCCCAGAGTCGACCACGTCGTCAACAGCGACGACGACAACCACAACACCTGCGCCTGCGACCCCAACAACGACAGAATCGGCGAAGACGTCCATCCTGACCACCGCCAAGCCCGTGTTAAGCGACAGGGTGGACGTCCTCGACGAGCTCGACGAGACGACCATGGAGTTGTTGGAAATGATGCACAAGGAGGCGgcatcgtcgaccacgaccacCGTGAAAAGCACCCTGCCGCCCATCATCGAGGCCCTGATAAACGCTCAAAATTCGGAGGACGTGACCGTGGAGAACGAGTACGGGGAAGCACTGCCTCCGTCCCTGCCGAACATCAC AATGATTCCCTTCCTGCCCGAAGACGCGTTAGTCGAGAAGAAAGAGGACCCGACAGAGTTCAGCGCGAATGAGTCGAGCACGCAGTTTGGCGGATCAGGAAAGCCCGTCGTGGGAGCAATTCCTCTCAAGCGATTCTCTCCACCTTTATCATTCGTGG GCGGGTTTCTCCCTCGGCAGCCACTACTGACGGGCGAAAACCCGACCGCCGCCGTGCGCACCAGTCCAAATCCCAACGAAATCCTGACGTCGATGCCTCCGCAGCTGATTTCCATCACGACCTCAATGCCCGACATTGATCTGGACTCGCACACGGCCGAGGCGATCGTCTCCACGACCAAGGACGTGCCCCTGGCATCGCACATCAGGGTTGCCCTGAACACGGGACCGATGCCGTGCACCTCCCCTGACGGCCGCCAGGTGAAGCACGGTGACTTGCTGGCGCCCCCAGGCCCCTGTGAGGTCTGCAAGTGCGACCACGGAACCGTTCTCTGCCACGAGGAGCTAGAGTGCATGAAACTGATCAGAG GAAACGACGTGGACATGCAGAAGCGGGTGGACACGACCGAGAGCAGCAACCTGCCGGTGGAGAGCAAGATTGCCAAGGACGAGCTGTCGTTCGACAGCGTGTTCAAATTCCTGTTCGACCCGCCGGCGTCCGCGTCCTCCTCCttcggcggtggcggcggcggcggatcgCACAAGCCTCCTGCCGCTGCGCCAGTCAGCAGGCCGTCGCCGCCGCGGGTGTCGCGGCCGAAGCCGGCCCCTGTGGGTGCGGCGGCCAACGCGATCGGCACCGGATTCAGGGTGGCCGGCTGCAACATCTACGGCCGCATGTACCGGGTGGACAGGATCATTTCGGAGCTGTCGGATCAATGCCGCGAGTGCAAGTGCACCGAGCTGGGCGTCGAATGCCAACCCCTTTACTGCTGA